In Mya arenaria isolate MELC-2E11 chromosome 1, ASM2691426v1, the genomic stretch TTGTTTTTATAGATGGCCAGATGCAGAAAGTTGCGTGCAGCACAGACGGCATTGAGTGCAAACATGTAGGTACCAGTCACAGGAGCAGTATAGATCCCAGTTTGTTTATCGTAGGCCCCGCCTATGTCTGTCACAACGTCATCAAACTTAAGAGGCATTTTGGTTTCTACTTCTTGTGGTTTATCCAATGTCACGTAGAAACCGGACTCACCACCATCTGGGAAGACAAGAATAATGGTCGCTATATCTTTATGTAAGTTATGGACATAAGGTTATTGATTAAATCACAAGCTCCTGCATTATTGTAGATATCTTTTTGCAGTTTTCAAGACTCATAAAATTAATTAACTAACTCCAAAGTTATATGTAGTAACCAAATGAAAAATGActtcataatttcaaaataagaaGTGCTGCTATTTTCCGACTTTAGCATTTCCTTTCAACATCAACCATCTATCTGTTACTATTTACAGAATACAAGACATGCATATGAATTGAAGattttaaagctttgtttttAACGACAAATCCATTATGAATAAGTCTAAATGTGGACTTACCGTATCGTACGTTTGAAAGCTCGGCTTGTCTGGCTTGCCGGGATAAGTCGTCTTTATCTGAAGTGAGATGTCAATTTTAAGTCCATGAACACGtactttttgtgtttttaaacatgATGTCAATTAATAATCAATTgtaagttatgtttgttatcttAAATGAGACGCCAACTTTTAAAGACGGACTTtgactcccaaataaaattgaccacaactaatacaaatgttttaatctaCCAAAAAGGATGGTtcaatgtcgaaaacaatggttcttatggaggatacccagtttaatttaaaagaaaggtgcagaaaacacagtatttaaaaacaaaacttctcACGAAACACGTGCAATGTTTAGTCTAATAAGAAACTCAAATCGCCTCTCATTACCTGGTGACCTCCGAATAGAactctttttgataaaacaattaaacctaTTTTGTTATATGGTGCCAAAATTTGGGGATTTTGGTAACAATAGCATACTGGAAAGGGTTCAACTtaattacttaaaatatgttcataaattaAAACGATCAACATCAAACTACATTGTCTATGGCGAAACAGGCATGAAACCCTTTTAATCGATATAGaagaaagaaatatagttgTTTGGGGAAGACTACATACACCATACAATAATACACTCTCATCACtgatatataaagttatatataactatagCACTTCCATTACATGACagataacaaagaaaaaatatcccTGGATATATCTCATCAAACGTGACCTGAATAACCTATGGCTTAATCAAGAAGTAATAAATGTGGTTATAAACAATGTAAAGCAAAAGCTAATCGatttatttctaaatgattGGTTGTCAACTATACAATATGCAAGCAAcagtttaatttaacaatttttaaaaaggacTTGGTTTAGAAAAGTATCTCACTAGATTTCCAAATAACCAgttattttcattcatcaaatttagaacaagaaatCATAGAACGAATagacgaatttcattatttgtttgaatgtcaaTACTTAGATGAAAGAAAACAGTTTGTAAAACCTTACTTTTATAGACACCCCAATACAAATTAGAAAAACTAATAAATACAAGCAATACGCAAACACAGATAAATCTATAtagatttgttaatatttttctttccaAAATTATGTAACTATATGTTAATCATTGTGGTTTGCAGATTTTtcacaaacatatatgtatgacatgtgctgtagtttaaaatattatatgttagTTAGAAACAAGCTGCGATGTATTTTTAACATGTCTCTtgtcagaaaaacaaaacattgaattgaAAACCCTTtgactttttatcattttgtctcGGATAGGTTTTCTCATATATTAAGGGGTTTTCGTATGCCTTTCTGTTCTTTTACAGTATTTCAATCGccaaatatgattaaatatatcatttttcaaaacgCATTTTCAAATTAGCAACATAATTATTAGATAATCTTTTTACTATGTACAAGTGatttaaaggtaatatttataatattgatacaacCTTATTAATTGTGATTTGCCAATTATGTTTTTTGATTTCAAGTGAATGACTCTCCGATACTCGTATTGGGTATCATATGAATTGTAGTTAGAATTTAACAATGTATCTGccgccatgtatatatgttttgaaaatgaccTCATTTGCCATGTTTATGGTATGAGTGAATAAACGGTGTTTGACTTCACTTGactctaccttatgagacgattgTTGAtcaaagtaaatcttttagcactcaccaatcatttaatatgtttacgtttttagctattaaatacacggttgcaATCATGCTATCAgtaagtaatattttccataaaggcattatttagtacttaaaagtttatcactcaaaattgatgtttgttatacatgtgtatatattgattttgaacacgtgtcactttaaaaaatgcaaacttcTTGATTGTATTTCCGTCTTCAAATACTGTATTGATTTTTGTACAGCTAGACAAGATCAAATTATCGCTTTGGTTCCTCGGCTTGGTCCTTTACTTACCATCgcattattaatatcatttcatACTTGTATTGTCTGATATTCTATATACGTATTATAATggtagtaaaaaataaaaatattatcatttttgtcattatttaaaaaacaatcagGAGTTCTTACACCTGAAAGATGTCAGCCTGAAAACTATGCATGAATCTGTTTAAGTAAGAGGGTTAAATGCCCAAAGCAGGTTAAAGGAGATGAGACCCCTATAGAAACGGTCTCCaaagacatttatattttccTACTGCTTCTGACGCAAATGTCCGAGCAAAACACAactttaaaactgaaaaaaattgTGAAGTTGAAAGCTCTCGATCTTAATATCAGGCATAATCGTGAACTTTAAAACCCTTGACAAATAACCgatacaaatatatgaaaagATAACactaaaaattatcaaaacaataccTGTACGAATTTCGAGGCTCTGATGTTGCCGCATTTTGTTAACGATGCGTTCAAGCTCTTCGACCTTTGACAACAATGCAAGATGCTGTTGATCCCAAGGTATGGCCTTTCCGTGTACATCATTAATCAGACATACTGCAAGCAGGGCTCCGATGAAAACTGGATTCATGTTTGATAATCAGTGTTGCAACTAgaaaaagaatacatttatgGTTGTTTATCTTCAGGAAAAATTTCATATCAAACAAGATTGAAAGTTTCGTTAAAGGTAACGTGAAAagcttttacattttaaaatccgCTATAAACAAGCCACAAATGATAACAAGTCGTTCAATGATAACATATTGTTTACTTCCTGTTTTACGCTTAATGTAACCATGATGCCGATAGgttcaaagcatgtgaacattTTCAGAATTAAATCATCTTAAAATAATGCTATTTGTCGTGTTATTTAAGAACCAGAATATTTTGGAAGGCACAGTTGCCGCCATCGTCGGCAAACATGAAACATTCTTTCGTTATACTTCATTCACTACGGAGTCTTGTGCAGTAGTGATATGGGGGTGACACGACGGTGAGTTTCCGCATGTCACATTGGTTAATACGAGCTTACGAAGAAAATACCAATGTCATGTAGTTCATTTCTGTGACAAGTtcatttgttactttttatcaGTTTACAAAGTCAGTGTGTGGTAACACGTGGCTTCACATGGGTCACAGcaggtcacaaccgatgtaaagaCAAACGTTAATGAcgttaatttattaataacttttttgacagaaaagatataaaatatttcttagcctataaaagactatgctttATTTCTGCTTCTTTATGtgtgcaatattttatatttgtttgtattttaatgatgcaatccttggccaacatttcagcgttgcatcgtttTACAAACGTTGAAATTTTTGCCAATGGTTGcattgtttacatcggttgtgacccgtggtgacccatgtgagaaccccttgaAGTCATTCAAGGTTTCATTTTagagttacaaaatgttaagttttaatgattttttaattttcaatgtgagctttttaaaataaacattttttttaaatacaaacaaataaaatcaataaccatattaacattttgttttatcacacccctttcatatatattatatgacttaccttaatgcactaacacttCTTTGCTTCCTATTGATGGATAAATTACCTTAATCCATTAATACATCTTTGCATCCAAATGATGGATgacttaccttaatgcactaacacatctttgcatccaaatgatggatgacttaccttaatgcactaacacatctgtGTATCCAAATGATTGATTACTTACCTTAATTTacttacacatctttgcatcctaatgttGAATGACAAACCTTAATGCAcgaacacatctttgcatacaAATGATGGATGACTAAATTTAATGCACATAGACGTTTGATTCCTAATGATGGGTGATTTACCTTCATGTACTAATACATCTTTGcttcctaatgatggatggctaaCCTCAATAAACTAACAAATCTTTGCATCCAAATGATGGATGCCTCACCTCAATGTACTCACACATCTTTGCtttctaatgatggatggctaaCCTCAAAGTACTAACACATCCTTGCATCCtcatgatggatggcttacctcaatgaactaacacatctttgcatcctagtgatggatggcttacctttatgcacttacacatctttGCTTCCTATTGATGGATGACTTACCTTAATATTCTAACGATtgtcctaatgatggatggctttcTTAATGTACTAACACagctttgcatcctaatgatggatggcttacttAATGTACTAACACATCTTAGCATCCTGCTGGTTGATGGCATACCTCAATGTAcaaacacatctttgcatccaaATGATGGATAGCTTACCTCAATgtactaacacatctttgcatacaAATGATGGATGACTAAATTTAATGAACATAGACGTTTTATTCCCAATGATGGGTGGTTTACCTTCATGTACTAATACATCTTTGcttcctaatgatggatggctaaCCTCAATGAACtaacacatatttgcatccAAATGATGGATGCCTCACTTCAATgtactaacacatctttgctttctaatgatggatggctaaCCTCAAAgtactaacacatctttgcatcctcatgatggatggcttacctcaatgtactaacacatctttgcttCCTATTGATGAATGACTTACCTTAATGTACTAACGATtgtcctaatgatggatggctttcTTAATGTACTAACACAGCTTTGCATCCtgatgatggatggcttacttAATGTACTAACACATCTTAGCATCCTGATGATGGATAGCTTACCTCAATgtactaacacatctttgcttcccaatgatggatggcttaccttaagttactaacacatctttgcatcttATGATGGATGTCTTACTTTAATgtactaacacatctttgcatccaaCTTATGGATGGCTTACCTCAATGTACTAACACATTTTGCATCCAAATGATAGATGGCTTACCTCAATGTACCAACACATCTTTGcttcctaatgatggatggcttacttTAACTCGCTTGTCtgccaaaacaaacaaaactaagAAAGCTTACCTGAAACAACTGAAAAATAACTCGTTTGTTCACTTCAGACTgtgtgtttgatatatatatatatatacaacccGTCCATACCTTTTATAGTTTCGACGGGATTGCAAAAGTTTTCCTAAAATAGCTGAAGAAGTAGTCATAAAACTACtaatttgttacaaatgttAACCCTATTTCGCAATTCACCGTATAAAACCAACGACCACGCATTTGCTATCATTTTAAGTAAATAGATCGAATGGCTTTTCACGACATGATTCAGATAATTATTTCAGATgagtgttta encodes the following:
- the LOC128240851 gene encoding collagen alpha-1(VIII) chain-like, with translation MNPVFIGALLAVCLINDVHGKAIPWDQQHLALLSKVEELERIVNKMRQHQSLEIRTDKDDLSRQARQAELSNVRYDGGESGFYVTLDKPQEVETKMPLKFDDVVTDIGGAYDKQTGIYTAPVTGTYMFALNAVCAARNFLHLAIYKNNAPAFKVICDDLKGEIQHQGGGTTILRLQRGDRIYVTMMFPLGTVGEVRGNGMTSFSGYLLKEL